One segment of Synechococcus sp. A15-24 DNA contains the following:
- a CDS encoding photosystem II reaction center protein L, whose amino-acid sequence MQRNPNPNNLPVELNRTSLYLGLLFVFVTGVLMSSYFFN is encoded by the coding sequence ATGCAACGCAACCCCAATCCGAACAATCTTCCGGTTGAACTCAACCGCACCAGCCTTTACCTGGGCCTGCTGTTTGTGTTTGTCACCGGCGTGTTGATGTCCAGCTACTTCTTCAACTGA
- the psbE gene encoding cytochrome b559 subunit alpha, with protein sequence MAAGSTGERPFFEIITSIRYWVIHFVTLPSIFLAGFLFVSTGLAYDAFGTPRPDAYFQASESKAPVVSQRYEGKSELDVRLK encoded by the coding sequence ATGGCTGCAGGCTCTACAGGGGAACGCCCGTTCTTCGAAATCATCACGAGCATCCGCTACTGGGTGATTCACTTCGTGACTCTTCCATCGATCTTCCTTGCCGGGTTCCTGTTCGTGTCCACCGGCCTGGCCTACGACGCTTTCGGCACGCCTCGTCCGGATGCTTACTTCCAGGCCTCCGAGAGCAAGGCTCCTGTGGTGAGCCAGCGCTACGAGGGCAAATCCGAACTCGACGTCCGCCTGAAATAA
- the psbF gene encoding cytochrome b559 subunit beta: MSQTPVATTPRNYPIFTVRWLALHTLGVPTVFFLGALAAMQFIRR; this comes from the coding sequence ATGTCACAAACCCCCGTCGCCACCACCCCACGCAACTATCCGATCTTCACGGTGCGTTGGCTGGCCCTTCACACACTCGGTGTTCCGACTGTGTTTTTCCTCGGCGCCCTCGCCGCGATGCAATTCATCCGTCGCTGA
- a CDS encoding photosystem II reaction center protein J, with amino-acid sequence MSGKKSPFPDGRIPDRLPDGRPAVPWRSRWTEGVLPLWLVATAGGMAVLFVVGLFFYGSYTGVGSA; translated from the coding sequence ATGAGCGGCAAGAAGTCTCCCTTCCCCGATGGTCGAATTCCCGACCGTCTTCCTGATGGTCGTCCTGCAGTGCCCTGGCGCTCCCGCTGGACTGAAGGCGTTCTGCCCCTGTGGCTTGTGGCCACAGCAGGTGGTATGGCTGTTCTGTTCGTGGTCGGCCTGTTTTTCTACGGCTCATACACCGGCGTCGGTTCCGCCTGA